A stretch of the Apteryx mantelli isolate bAptMan1 chromosome 3, bAptMan1.hap1, whole genome shotgun sequence genome encodes the following:
- the TNFAIP3 gene encoding tumor necrosis factor alpha-induced protein 3 encodes MAGQHILPQALYQSNMLKAVKIRERTPEDLVKSPNGIIHHFRTMHRYTVEMFRMCQFCPQFREILQKALTDQATQTSLERQRKLNWCMEVRKLVPLKTNGDGNCLMHAASQYMWGIEDIDLVLRKTLFSTLREIDTRNFKLRWQREAIKSQDFVETGLHYDTRNWEEEWEYLIEMTSPETSGARNRLPYNALEEIHIFILANILRRPIIVLADKVVRSLESGSSFAPLNIGGIYLPLLWPAEECYRYPIVLGYDNMHFTPLVTLKDSGPEIRAVPLVISERGRFEDLNVHFLTDTEEREKEQLLKDYLIVIEIPVQGWDHGTTHLINAAKLDEGNLPKEINLVEDYFQLVQHEYKKWQENTEPARREACSRNRQELSFSQLSLLKVKCETPDCPFFMSVNTQPYCHECFEWRSQGSKGRKQNSKTAPEKPRAAGSGSSRGEGCEPGGWTSEEPVTGPRSAPPTAPSLFLYSETTAMKCRTPDCPFTLNVQHNGLCERCYNSRQLGPCNKLDDLRHLDYATCKVCLQKANRTFNGICSTCFKRTTEHSSNGSPGFLPTCHQRSTSDPSQISQSLLQHSCHQVPNSNCDELPLAALPHATHGSEEKRESNLCRKPGCKFFGTPQNEGFCTLCFFEYRENHDSASLHHQRRSQRNSSAAGQPGSSAAAFHNTVSCQRRDCGTLGSTMLEGYCQNCFIKAQNQRFQEARRTEEQLVRQPERTGQHRDLQRTALTSQKRQCGGASCRNNLACRSDELCPECQRLSQLVQLGNPRDSAAEETPKQRCRAPACDHYGNAKCNGYCNECYQFKQIYG; translated from the exons ATGGCTGGCCAGCACATCCTTCCTCAAGCTTTATATCAGAGCAATATGCTGAAAGCTGTGAAGATTAGAGAGAGAACTCCTGAAGATCTGGTCAAATCCCCCAATGGAATAATTCACCACTTCAGAACTATGCACAGATACACCGTAGAAATGTTCAGAATGTGCCAGTTTTGTCCTCAGTTTCGGGAAATACTTCAGAAGGCCCTGACTGACCAGGCCACCCAGACTTCACTGGAGCGCCAGAGGAAGCTGAACTGGTGCATGGAAGTTAGGAAACTTGTGCCTTTGAAGACTAATG GTGATGGAAACTGCCTCATGCATGCTGCATCCCAGTACATGTGGGGTATTGAAGATATTGACCTTGTCTTAAGGAAAACATTGTTCAGCACACTCAGGGAGATAGATACACGGAACTTCAAGCTCCGCTGGCAGAGGGAGGCAATCAAATCCCAGGATTTTGTAGAAACAGGACTCCACTATGATACCCGA AACTGGGAGGAGGAGTGGGAATACCTCATTGAAATGACATCCCCAGAAACATCTGGGGCTCGAAACAGGCTTCCATATAATGCACTGGAAGAAATCCACATCTTCATCCTTGCTAACATCCTCAGAAGGCCAATCATTGTTCTTGCAG atAAAGTGGTGAGAAGTTTAGAATCAGGCTCCAGTTTTGCTCCTCTGAACATTGGTGGCATTTACTTGCCTCTCCTTTGGCCAGCTGAAGAATGCTACAGATATCCAATTGTACTCGGCTATGACAATATGCATTTTACACCACTAGTGACTCTGAAGGACAGTGGGCCAG AAATCCGGGCTGTCCCTTTGGTCATCAGTGAACGAGGCAGATTTGAGGACTTGAATGTGCACTTTCTGACAGACacagaggagagggaaaaagagcagctgCTAAAAGACTACTTGATAGTGATAGAAATTCCAGTGCAAGGCTGGGATCATGGTACAACTCATTTAATTAATGCTGCAAA GTTAGATGAAGGCAACCTACCCAAAGAAATAAACCTGGTGGAAGATTACTTTCAGTTGGTACAACATGAGTACAAGAAATGGCAGGAGAACACTGAACCTGCTAGAAGAGAGGCCTGCTCCAGGAATAGACAGGAATTGTCTTTTTCCCAGCTCTCCCTCTTAAAGGTGAAATGTGAAACTCCAGATTGCCCTTTCTTTATGTCTGTGAACACCCAGCCCTACTGCCATGAGTGCTTTGAGTGGAGATCACAGGGAAgtaaaggaagaaagcagaactCCAAAACAGCACCCGAGAAACCAAGGGCAGCTGGGTCAGGTTCCTCCCGTGGTGAAGGTTGTGAACCTGGGGGATGGACATCTGAAGAGCCTGTAACAGGGCCTCGCTCCGCACCTCCAACTGCTCCAAGCCTTTTCCTGTACAGCGAAACCACTGCCATGAAATGCAGGACTCCAGACTGCCCATTTACGTTAAACGTGCAACACAACGGACTTTGCGAACGCTGCTACAACTCCAGACAGCTTGGTCCTTGTAACAAATTGGATGACCTAAGACATTTAGACTATGCAACGTGCAAGGTGTGCCTTCAGAAGGCCAATAGGACCTTTAATGGCATATGCAGCACTTGTTTCAAAAGGACTACAGAGCATTCCTCAAATGGCAGCCCTGGTTTTCTGCCCACGTGTCATCAGAGGTCTACATCTGACCCTTCCCAGATATCACAGAGCCTCCTTCAGCATTCCTGCCATCAGGTTCCCAACAGCAACTGTGATGAGCTACCGTTGGCAGCACTGCCCCATGCCACACATGGTtcagaggaaaagagggaaagtAATCTCTGCAGGAAACCTGGCTGCAAGTTTTTTGGAACGCCTCAGAATGAGGGCTTTTGCACACTGTGTTTCTTTGAGTACAGGGAAAACCATG ACAGTGCTTCACTACACCATCAGAGGAGATCTCAGAGGAATTCTTCTGCAGCGGGTCAGCctggcagctctgctgctgccttccACAACACGGTTTCCTGCCAGCGTCGAGACTGTGGCACCCTGGGTAGCACTATGCTTGAAGGGTACTGTCAGAACTGTTTCATTAAAGCCCAGAACCAGCGATTTCAGGAAGCCAGAAGGACAGAAGAACAGCTAGTGAGACAGCCAGAA AGAACAGGACAGCACAGAGATTTACAGCGAACAGCATTGACTAGCCAGAAGAGACAGTGTGGTGGGGCTTCATGTAGAAACAACTTGGCCTGCCGAAGCGATGAGTTGTGCCCAGAGTGCCAGCGCCTCAGTCAGCTCGTGCAGTTGGGGAATCCTAGGGACTCAGCTGCAGAAGAGACTCCAAAACAACGCTGCCGAGCCCCTGCTTGCGATCACTATGGCAATGCCAAGTGCAATGGTTACTGCAATGAATGCTACCAGTTCAAACAGATCTACGGCTAG